One window from the genome of Natrialba magadii ATCC 43099 encodes:
- a CDS encoding glycosyltransferase family protein → MEYVQERIATLHDFRALRGHHTETAREGGGDRDEDADTDTATTNGEDEHQRPVAAAPDTATPALNLDAYLRKTAVIVPMAGREHESPAAERVLTELESLSPAPAAVFVPVRTAPDRIDAFREWLSGFSLPIRLLWCNAPGVEARLADAGLPHGPETGKGRDVWLALGPAAEAADYVVVHDADARSYEADHVRRLLAPLSMADQKFEFVKGYYARIEDEQLYGRLFRLFYQPLLRALEAGPGGATGSDHETDPGGATGADHETGTAILSYLTAFRYALAGEFAMTAALARRIRAPQSWGLEVGVLGDAFEHAGFAGSAQVDLGHHIHDHRAVAGDTGLEGMSHEVGATLLTVLESGGVEPHYETLPERYLAAGDELIEQYRADAAFNGLEYERASERAQLERYAGALSPPDSDPRLPRWTAAPLSPAAVLEAARPWLVDGARPEPNSSD, encoded by the coding sequence ATGGAGTACGTCCAGGAGCGGATCGCGACGCTTCACGACTTCCGCGCCCTCCGCGGACACCACACGGAGACAGCGAGAGAAGGTGGAGGAGACAGAGACGAAGACGCAGACACCGATACCGCCACCACAAACGGCGAGGACGAGCACCAGCGCCCCGTCGCTGCCGCGCCCGACACCGCCACCCCCGCGCTCAATCTCGACGCATATCTCCGCAAGACTGCCGTTATTGTCCCGATGGCCGGCCGCGAACACGAGAGTCCCGCCGCCGAGCGCGTGCTCACGGAACTCGAGTCCCTCTCGCCTGCGCCCGCCGCCGTCTTCGTTCCCGTTCGCACCGCTCCGGACCGAATCGATGCGTTTCGCGAGTGGCTCAGTGGCTTCTCGCTGCCGATCCGACTCCTCTGGTGCAACGCGCCCGGCGTCGAAGCACGACTGGCCGACGCCGGACTGCCCCACGGCCCGGAGACGGGGAAGGGGCGCGACGTCTGGCTCGCGCTCGGTCCGGCTGCCGAGGCGGCCGACTACGTTGTGGTTCACGATGCGGACGCGCGAAGCTACGAGGCCGACCACGTTCGCCGACTGCTGGCACCGCTTTCGATGGCGGACCAGAAGTTCGAATTCGTGAAAGGGTACTACGCGCGCATCGAGGATGAGCAGCTCTACGGCCGGCTGTTTCGGCTGTTCTACCAGCCGCTGTTGCGCGCGCTCGAAGCGGGTCCCGGTGGTGCAACTGGGAGCGACCACGAAACCGACCCCGGTGGTGCAACTGGGGCCGACCACGAAACTGGCACGGCCATCCTCTCGTACCTCACCGCCTTCCGCTACGCCCTGGCCGGCGAGTTCGCCATGACCGCCGCCCTCGCTCGCCGCATCCGCGCCCCGCAGTCGTGGGGCCTCGAGGTCGGCGTGCTCGGCGACGCCTTCGAGCACGCCGGCTTCGCGGGCAGCGCACAGGTCGACCTCGGTCACCACATCCACGACCACCGCGCCGTCGCCGGCGACACCGGCCTCGAAGGCATGAGCCACGAAGTCGGCGCTACGCTCTTGACCGTCCTTGAGTCCGGCGGCGTCGAACCCCACTACGAGACGCTTCCCGAGCGCTACCTCGCGGCGGGCGACGAACTGATCGAGCAGTATCGCGCGGACGCAGCGTTCAACGGACTCGAGTACGAACGGGCGAGCGAGCGGGCGCAGTTGGAACGCTACGCTGGTGCACTCTCCCCGCCAGATTCCGACCCCCGACTCCCCCGGTGGACGGCTGCAC
- a CDS encoding HVO_0758 family zinc finger protein, whose amino-acid sequence MKSVRKALREGELDKDTYDRLVCNECEKPLKTENDPDQIKTVRICPDCAAEWKEIR is encoded by the coding sequence ATGAAATCTGTCCGAAAGGCACTTCGAGAGGGCGAACTCGACAAAGACACCTACGACCGACTCGTCTGCAACGAGTGCGAGAAGCCGCTGAAGACCGAGAACGATCCGGATCAGATCAAGACGGTTCGGATCTGCCCCGACTGCGCTGCTGAGTGGAAAGAGATCCGATAG
- a CDS encoding DHH family phosphoesterase, whose amino-acid sequence MDVQDASTKMGAVEAATERPVAAMESAVDSLGALDPLVLSLLILALVGLALGSWWLVRWFRRPPGVRLQRVLADYDDVTVLMHPNPDPDAMACALGVSAIAHDVGTETTLQYPGEIRHQENRAFRTVLGLDLEQIASSSELASDAVVLVDHNTARGFTGAQTVEPVAVVDHHPGNGTGTKFTDVRTDYGAASTIVVEYLEELGAVSEADDEDGLTLAAELATGLLYGIQSDTDHLTNGCSRAEFDACAYLFSEIDEDLLERIANPQVSDDVLQIKATAITEKRIEGPFAICDVGTISNTDAIPQAADELMHLEGVTAVVVYGESDGTIHLSGRSRDDRVHMGETLRHAVNDIPMANAGGHARMGGGQISVDHMRGLGPSDGVDKAEFEERLFAALSGER is encoded by the coding sequence ATGGACGTTCAGGACGCCTCGACGAAAATGGGGGCCGTCGAGGCGGCAACAGAGCGGCCGGTCGCAGCCATGGAAAGCGCCGTCGATTCGCTCGGAGCGCTCGATCCACTGGTCCTCTCGCTGTTGATTCTCGCACTCGTCGGTCTCGCACTTGGCAGCTGGTGGCTCGTCCGCTGGTTTCGCCGACCACCTGGCGTTCGACTCCAGCGCGTGCTCGCAGACTACGACGACGTGACGGTGTTGATGCACCCGAACCCAGACCCGGACGCGATGGCGTGTGCACTGGGCGTCTCCGCAATCGCACACGACGTGGGGACGGAGACGACGCTGCAGTATCCCGGCGAGATCCGCCACCAGGAGAACCGCGCCTTCCGAACCGTGCTCGGCCTCGACCTCGAGCAGATCGCCTCGAGTTCCGAACTCGCAAGCGACGCCGTCGTGCTGGTCGACCACAACACGGCGCGTGGCTTTACGGGTGCACAGACGGTCGAACCAGTCGCCGTCGTAGATCACCATCCCGGCAACGGTACGGGAACGAAGTTCACCGACGTGCGTACGGACTACGGCGCAGCCTCTACGATCGTCGTCGAGTACCTCGAGGAACTCGGAGCCGTCTCCGAGGCAGACGACGAGGACGGACTCACGCTCGCGGCCGAACTGGCAACCGGACTGCTCTACGGCATCCAGTCCGATACGGACCATCTGACCAACGGCTGCTCACGAGCCGAGTTCGACGCCTGCGCGTACCTCTTCTCGGAGATCGACGAGGACCTCCTGGAGCGAATCGCGAACCCGCAGGTCAGCGACGACGTGTTACAGATCAAGGCCACGGCGATCACCGAAAAGCGAATCGAGGGACCGTTCGCGATCTGCGATGTTGGGACGATATCGAACACCGACGCGATCCCGCAGGCTGCGGACGAGTTGATGCATCTGGAGGGCGTCACCGCTGTCGTCGTCTACGGCGAGAGCGACGGCACGATCCACCTCTCGGGCCGGTCGCGCGACGACCGCGTCCACATGGGCGAAACGCTGCGCCACGCGGTGAACGACATCCCGATGGCGAACGCTGGCGGTCACGCGCGAATGGGTGGCGGCCAGATCTCGGTCGATCATATGCGAGGGCTCGGTCCCTCCGACGGCGTCGACAAGGCCGAGTTCGAAGAACGGCTGTTTGCAGCGCTCTCCGGCGAACGGTAA